The genomic stretch TTTACACCCAATGATAACTTTGATGGTAGCGCGACAATCACGGTTGATAACGACAGTTATACCGATGCCGCGGGCAACCTAGGCAGCGGTAATACCGATGCGATCATCGTTGATACGGTTAATCCAACACTGGCTATCGCGTTTACTGAAAGCGCATTAAGCGATGGTGAGACATCAGCAGTCACGTTTACCTTTAGCGAAGCACCGAGTGATTTCGTTATCGGTGATATTAACTCGCCGAATGGCACGATCACGGCGCTTGTGGCAACGGCAGATCCAACTGTTTGGACTGCGACGTTTACTCCTAATGATAACTTTGATGGTAGCGCGACAATCACGGTTGATAACGACAGTTACACCGATGCCGCGGGCAACCTCGGCAGCGGCAATACGGATGCGATCACGGTTGATACGGTTAATCCAACACTGGCTATCGCGTTTACTGAAAGCGCATTAAGTGATGGTGAAACATCAGCAGTCACGTTTACCTTTAGCGAAGCACCGAGTGATTTCGTTATCGGTGATATTAATTCGCCGAATGGCACGATGACGAACCTTGTTCAAGATGCAACGAATGGGAAGATCTGGACTGCGACGTTTACCCCTAATGATAACTTTGATGGTAGCGCGAAAATCACTGTCGACAACGACAGTTATACCGATGCAGCGGGCAACCTAGGCAGCGGTAATACCGATGCGATCATCGTTGATACGGTTAATCCAACACTGGCTATCGCGTTTGCTGAAAGCGCATTAAGCGATGGTGAAACATCAGACGTAACCTTTACGTTCTCAGAAGCACCAAGTGATTTCGTTATCGGTGATATTAACTCGCCGAATGGCACGATCACGGCGCTTGTGGCAACGGCAGATCCAACTGTTTGGACTGCGACGTTTACTCCGAATGATAACTTTGATGGTAGCGACAATCACGGTTGATAACGACAGTTACACCGATGCCGCGGGCAATCTGGGCAGCGGTAATACCGATGCGATCATCGTTGATACGGTTAATCCAACACTGGCTATCGCGTTTACTGAAAGCGCATTAAGTGATGGTGAAACATCAGGCGTAACCTTTACGTTTAGCGAAGCACCAAGTGATTTCGTTATCGGTGATATCAACTCGCCGAATGGCACGATGACGAACCTTGTTCAAGATGCAACGAATGGAAAATCTGGACTGCGACGTTTACACCCAATGATAACTTTGATGGTAGCGCGACAATCACGGTTGATAACGACAGTTACACCGATGCCGCGGGCAACCCAGCGGTAATACGGATGCGATCATCGTTGATACGGTTAATCCAACATTGGCTATCGCGTTTACTGAAAGCGCATTAAGCGATGGTGAGACATCAGCAGTCACGTTTACCTTTAGCGAAGCACCAAGTGATTTCGTTATCGGTGATATTAACTCGCCAAATGGGACTATCACGGCGCTTGTGGCAACGGCAGATCCAACTGTTTGGACTGCGACGTTTACCCCGAATGATAACTTTGATGGTAGCGCGACAATCACTGTCGACAACGACAGTTACACCGATGCTGCGGGCAACCTGGGCAGCGGCAATACTGATGCGATCACAGTTGATACGGTTAATCCAACACTGGCTATCGCGTTTGCTGAAAGCGCATTAAGCGATGGTGAAACATCAGACGTAACCTTTACGTTCTCAGAAGTACCGAGTGATTTCGTTATCGGTGATATTAATTCGCCGAATGGCACGATGACGAACCTTGTTCAAGATGCAACGAATGGGAAGATCTGGACTGCGACGTTTACCCCGAATGATAACTTTGATGGTAGCGCGACAATCACGGTTGATAACGACAGTTACACCGATGCCGCGGGCAACCTGGGCAGCGGTAATACGGATGCGATCATCGTTGATACGGTTAATCCAACATTGGCTATCGCGTTTACTGAAAGCGCATTAAGTGATGGTGAAACATCAGGCGTAACCTTTACGTTTAGCGAAGCACCAAGTGATTTCGTTATCGGTGATATTAACTCGCCAAATGGGACTATCACGGCGCTTGTGGCAACGGCAGATCCAACTGTTTGGACTGCGACGTATACCCCGAATGATAACTTTGATGGTAGCGCGACAATCACTGTCGACAACGACAGTTACACCGATGCTGCGGGCAACCTGGGCAGCGGCAATACTGATGCGATCACAGTTGATACGGTTAATCCAACACTGGCTATCGCGTTTGCTGAAAGCGCATTAAGTGATGGTGAGACATCCGCTGTCACGTTTACGTTTAGCGAAGCACCGAGTGATTTCGTTATCGGTGATATCAACTCGCCGAATGGCACGATGACGAACCTTGTTCAAGATGCAACGAATGGAAAAATCTGGACTGCGACGTTTACACCCAATGATAACTTTGATGGTAGCGCGACAATCACGGTTGATAACGACAGTTACACCGATGCCGCGGGCAACCTGGGCAGCGGTAATACGGATGCGATCATCGTTGATACGGTTAATCCAACATTGGCTATCGCGTTTACTGAAAGCGCATTAAGCGATGGTGAAACATCAGACGTAACCTTTACGTTCTCAGAAGTACCGAGTGATTTCGTTATCGGTGATATTAATTCGCCGAATGGCACGATGACGAACCTTGTTCAAGATGCAACGAATGGGAAGATCTGGACTGCGACGTTTACCCCGAATGATAACTTTGATGGTAGCGCGACAATCACGGTTGATAACGACAGTTACACCGATGCCGCGGGCAACCTGGGCAGCGGTAATACGGATGCGATCACCGTTGATACGGTTAATCCAACACTGGCTATCGCGTTTACTGAAAGCGCATTAAGTGATGGTGAAACATCAGGCGTAACCTTTACGTTTAGCGAAGCACCAAGTGATTTCGTTATCGGTGATATTAACTCGCCAAATGGGACTATCACGGCGCTTGTGGCAACGGCAGATCCAACTGTTTGGACTGCGACGTTTACCCGAATGATAACTTTGATGGTAGCGCGACAATCACTGTCGACAACGACAGTTACACCGATGCTGCGGGCAACCTGGGCAGCGGCAATACTGATGCGATCACAGTTGATACGGTTAATCCAACACTGGCTATCGCGTTTGCTGAAAGCGCATTAAGCGATGGTGAAACATCAGACGTAACCTTTACGTTCTCAGAAGTACCGAGTGATTTCGTTATCGGTGATATTAATTCGCCGAATGGCACGATGACGAACCTTGTTCAAGATGCAACGAATGGGAAGATCTGGACTGCGACGTTTACCCCGAATGATAACTTTGATGGTAGCGCGACAATCACGGTTGATAACGACAGTTACACCGATGCCGCGGGCAACCCAAGGCAGCGGTAATACGGATGCGATCATCGTTGATACGGTTAATCCAACATTGGCTATCGCGTTTACTGAAAGCGCATTAAGTGATGGTGAAACATCAGGCGTAACCTTTACGTTTAGCGAAGCGCAAGTGATTTCGTTATCGGTGATATTAACTCGCCAAATGGGACTATCACGGCGCTTGTGGCAACGGCAGATCCAACTGTTTGGACTGCGACGTATACCCGAATGATAACTTTGATGGTAGCGCGACAATCACTGTCGACAACGACCGTTACACCGATGCTGCGGGCAACCTGGGCAGCGGCAATACTGATGCGATCACAGTTGATACGGTTAATCCAACACTGGCTATCGCGTTTGCTGAAAGCGCATTAAGTGATGGTGAGACATCCGCTGTCACGTTTACGTTTAGCGAAGCACCGAGTGATTTCGTTATCGGTGATATCAACTCGCCGAATGGCACGATGACGAACCTTGTTCAAGATGCAACGAATGGAAAAATCTGGACTGCGACGTTTACACCCAATGATAACTTTGATGGTAGCGCGACAATCACGGTTGATAACGACAGTTACACCGATGCCGCGGGCAACCTGGGCAGCGGTAATACGGATGCGATCATCGTTGATACGGTTAATCCAACACTGGCTATCGCGTTTACTGAAAGCGCATTAAGCGATGGTGAGACATCAGCAGTCACGTTTACCTTTAGCGAAGTACCGAGTGATTTCGTTATCGGTGATATTAATTCGCCGAATGGCACGATCACGGCGCTTGTGGCAACGGCAGATCCAACTGTTTGGACTGCGACGTTTACCCCAAGTGATGACTTTGATGGTAGCGCGACAATAACTGTCGACAACGACCGTTACACCGATGCTGCGGGCAACCTGGGCAGCGGCAATACTGATGCGATCACAGTTGATACGGTTAATCCAACACTGGCTATCGCGTTTGCTGAAAGCGCATTAAGTGATGGTGAGACATCCGCTGTCACGTTTACGTTTAGCGAAGCACCGAGTGATTTCGTTATCGGTGATATCAACTCGCCGAATGGCACGATGACGAACCTTGTTCAAGATGCAACGAATGGAAAAATCTGGACTGCGACGTTTACACCCAATGATAACTTTGATGGTAGCGCGACAATCACGGTTGATAACGACAGTTATACCGATGCCGCGGGCAACCTAGGCAGCGGTAATACCGATGCGATCATCGTTGATACGGTTAATCCAACACTGGCTATCGCGTTTACTGAAAGCGCATTAAGCGATGGTGAGACATCAGCAGTCACGTTTACCTTTAGCGAAGCACCGAGTGATTTCGTTATCGGTGATATTAACTCGCCGAATGGCACGATCACGGCGCTTGTGGCAACGGCAGATCCAACTGTTTGGACTGCGACGTTTACTCCTAATGATAACTTTGATGGTAGCGCGACAATCACGGTTGATAACGACAGTTACACCGATGCCGCGGGCAACCTGGGCAGCGGCAATACGGATGCGATCACGGTTGATACGGTTAATCCAACACTGGCTATCGCGTTTACTGAAAGCGCATTAAGTGATGGTGAAACATCAGCAGTCACGTTTACCTTTAGCGAAGCACCGAGTGATTTCGTTATCGGTGATATTAATTCGCCGAATGGCACGATGACGAACCTTGTTCAAGATGCAACGAATGGGAAGATCTGGACTGCGACGTTTACCCCTAATGATAACTTTGATGGTAGCGCGAAAATCACTGTCGACAACGACAGTTATACCGATGCAGCGGGCAACCTAGGCAGCGGTAATACCGATGCGATCATCGTTGATACGGTTAATCCAACACTGGCTATCGCGTTTGCTGAAAGCGCATTAAGCGATGGTGAAACATCAGACGTAACCTTTACGTTCTCAGAAGCACCAAGTGATTTCGTTATCGGTGATATTAACTCGCCGAATGGCACGATCACGGCGCTTGTGGCAACGGCAGATCCAACTGTTTGGACTGCGACGTTTACTCCGAATGATAACTTTGATGGTAGCGCGACAATCACGGTTGATAACGACAGTTACACCGATGCCGCGGGCAATCTGGGCAGCGGTAATACCGATGCGATCATCGTTGATACGGTTAATCCAACACTGGCTATCGCGTTTACTGAAAGCGCATTAAGTGATGGTGAAACATCAGGCGTAACCTTTACGTTTAGCGAAGCACCAAGTGATTTCGTTATCGGTGATATCAACTCGCCGAATGGCACGATGACGAACCTTGTTCAAGATGCAACGAATGGAAAAATCTGGACTGCGACGTTTACACCCAATGATAACTTTGATGGTAGCGCGACAATCACGGTTGATAACGACAGTTACACCGATGCCGCGGGCAACCTGGGCAGCGGTAATACGGATGCGATCATCGTTGATACGGTTAATCCAACATTGGCTATCGCGTTTACTGAAAGCGCATTAAGCGATGGTGAGACATCAGCAGTCACGTTTACCTTTAGCGAAGCACCAAGTGATTTCGTTATCGGTGATATTAACTCGCCAAATGGGACTATCACGGCGCTTGTGGCAACGGCAGATCCAACTGTTTGGACTGCGACGTTTACCCCGAATGATAACTTTGATGGTAGCGCGACAATCACTGTCGACAACGACAGTTACACCGATGCTGCGGGCAACCTGGGCAGCGGCAATACTGATGCGATCACAGTTGATACGGTTAATCCAACACTGGCTATCGCGTTTGCTGAAAGCGCATTAAGCGATGGTGAAACATCAGACGTAACCTTTACGTTCTCAGAAGTACCGAGTGATTTCGTTATCGGTGATATTAATTCGCCGAATGGCACGATGACGAACCTTGTTCAAGATGCAACGAATGGGAAGATCTGGACTGCGACGTTTACCCCGAATGATAACTTTGATGGTAGCGCGACAATCACGGTTGATAACGACAGTTACACCGATGCCGCGGGCAACCTGGGCAGCGGTAATACGGATGCGATCATCGTTGATACGGTTAATCCAACATTGGCTATCGCGTTTACTGAAAGCGCATTAAGTGATGGTGAAACATCAGGCGTAACCTTTACGTTTAGCGAAGCACCAAGTGATTTCGTTATCGGTGATATTAACTCGCCAAATGGGACTATCACGGCGCTTGTGGCAACGGCAGATCCAACTGTTTGGACTGCGACGTATACCCCGAATGATAACTTTGATGGTAGCGCGACAATCACTGTCGACAACGACCGTTACACCGATGCTGCGGGCAACCTGGGCAGCGGCAATACTGATGCGATCACAGTTGATACGGTTAATCCAACACTGGCTATCGCGTTTGCTGAAAGCGCATTAAGTGATGGTGAGACATCCGCTGTCACGTTTACGTTTAGCGAAGCACCGAGTGATTTCGTTATCGGTGATATCAACTCGCCGAATGGCACGATGACGAACCTTGTTCAAGATGCAACGAATGGAAAAATCTGGACTGCGACGTTTACACCCAATGATAACTTTGATGGTAGCGCGACAATCACGGTTGATAACGACAGTTACACCGATGCCGCGGGCAACCTGGGCAGCGGTAATACGGATGCGATCATCGTTGATACGGTTAATCCAACATTGGCTATCGCGTTTACTGAAAGCGCATTAAGCGATGGTGAAACATCAGACGTAACCTTTACGTTCTCAGAAGTACCGAGTGATTTCGTTATCGGTGATATTAATTCGCCGAATGGCACGATGACGAACCTTGTTCAAGATGCAACGAATGGGAAGATCTGGACTGCGACGTTTACCCCGAATGATAACTTTGATGGTAGCGCGACAATCACGGTTGATAACGACAGTTACACCGATGCCGCGGGCAACCTGGGCAGCGGTAATACGGATGCGATCACCGTTGATACGGTTAATCCAACACTGGCTATCGCGTTTACTGAAAGCGCATTAAGTGATGGTGAAACATCAGGCGTAACCTTTACGTTTAGCGAAGCACCAAGTGATTTCGTTATCGGTGATATTAACTCGCCAAATGGGACTATCACGGCGCTTGTGGCAACGGCAGATCCAACTGTTTGGACTGCGACGTTTACCCCGAATGATAACTTTGATGGTAGCGCGACAATCACTGTCGACAACGACAGTTACACCGATGCTGCGGGCAACCTGGGCAGCGGCAATACTGATGCGATCACAGTTGATACGGTTAATCCAACACTGGCTATCGCGTTTGCTGA from Moritella marina ATCC 15381 encodes the following:
- a CDS encoding Ig-like domain-containing protein — translated: MWTATFTPNDNFDGSATITVDNDSYTDAAGNPAVIRMRSSLIRLIQHWLSRLLKAH
- a CDS encoding Ig-like domain-containing protein encodes the protein MPRATQGSGNTDAIIVDTVNPTLAIAFTESALSDGETSGVTFTFSEAQVISLSVILTRQMGLSRRLWQRQIQLFGLRRIPE
- a CDS encoding Ig-like domain-containing protein, with product MDCDVYPNDNFDGSATITVDNDSYTDAAGNLGSGNTDAITVDTVNPTLAIAFAESALSDGETSDVTFTFSEVPSDFVIGDINSPNGTMTNLVQDATNGKIWTATFTPNDNFDGSATITVDNDSYTDAAGNPRQR
- a CDS encoding beta strand repeat-containing protein, translated to MDCDVYPNDNFDGSATITVDNDRYTDAAGNLGSGNTDAITVDTVNPTLAIAFAESALSDGETSAVTFTFSEAPSDFVIGDINSPNGTMTNLVQDATNGKIWTATFTPNDNFDGSATITVDNDSYTDAAGNLGSGNTDAIIVDTVNPTLAIAFTESALSDGETSAVTFTFSEVPSDFVIGDINSPNGTITALVATADPTVWTATFTPSDDFDGSATITVDNDRYTDAAGNLGSGNTDAITVDTVNPTLAIAFAESALSDGETSAVTFTFSEAPSDFVIGDINSPNGTMTNLVQDATNGKIWTATFTPNDNFDGSATITVDNDSYTDAAGNLGSGNTDAIIVDTVNPTLAIAFTESALSDGETSAVTFTFSEAPSDFVIGDINSPNGTITALVATADPTVWTATFTPNDNFDGSATITVDNDSYTDAAGNLGSGNTDAITVDTVNPTLAIAFTESALSDGETSAVTFTFSEAPSDFVIGDINSPNGTMTNLVQDATNGKIWTATFTPNDNFDGSAKITVDNDSYTDAAGNLGSGNTDAIIVDTVNPTLAIAFAESALSDGETSDVTFTFSEAPSDFVIGDINSPNGTITALVATADPTVWTATFTPNDNFDGSATITVDNDSYTDAAGNLGSGNTDAIIVDTVNPTLAIAFTESALSDGETSGVTFTFSEAPSDFVIGDINSPNGTMTNLVQDATNGKIWTATFTPNDNFDGSATITVDNDSYTDAAGNLGSGNTDAIIVDTVNPTLAIAFTESALSDGETSAVTFTFSEAPSDFVIGDINSPNGTITALVATADPTVWTATFTPNDNFDGSATITVDNDSYTDAAGNLGSGNTDAITVDTVNPTLAIAFAESALSDGETSDVTFTFSEVPSDFVIGDINSPNGTMTNLVQDATNGKIWTATFTPNDNFDGSATITVDNDSYTDAAGNLGSGNTDAIIVDTVNPTLAIAFTESALSDGETSGVTFTFSEAPSDFVIGDINSPNGTITALVATADPTVWTATYTPNDNFDGSATITVDNDRYTDAAGNLGSGNTDAITVDTVNPTLAIAFAESALSDGETSAVTFTFSEAPSDFVIGDINSPNGTMTNLVQDATNGKIWTATFTPNDNFDGSATITVDNDSYTDAAGNLGSGNTDAIIVDTVNPTLAIAFTESALSDGETSDVTFTFSEVPSDFVIGDINSPNGTMTNLVQDATNGKIWTATFTPNDNFDGSATITVDNDSYTDAAGNLGSGNTDAITVDTVNPTLAIAFTESALSDGETSGVTFTFSEAPSDFVIGDINSPNGTITALVATADPTVWTATFTPNDNFDGSATITVDNDSYTDAAGNLGSGNTDAITVDTVNPTLAIAFAESALSDGETSDVTFTFSEVPSDFVIGDINSPNGTMTNLVQDATNGKIWTATFTPNDNFDGSATITVDNDSYTDAAGNLGSGNTDAIIVDTVNPTLAIAFTESALSDGETSGVTFTFSEAPSDFVIGDINSPNGTITALVATADPTVWTATYTRMITLMVARQSLSTTTVTPMLRATWAAAILMRSQLIRLIQHWLSRLLKAH